Within Pseudomonas cichorii, the genomic segment TCTTCGAGCACGCGAATCATCGGCATGCCTTGCAGGTTCTTCTTGCCGTAGCCGGCGGTCATGCCCTTGATGGTCAGCAGCACGCTGTCCTTGGCCACCTCACTGGCCGGGCTCAGGGTTGCGTCGGGGCGGGCTGCCGCCAGCAAACTGCGGGTATACGCTTCTTCCGGGCCTTTGAGCAGCGCAGTGGTGCTGCTTTTCTCGATGATCTGCCCGCCGTTGAGCACCACGATCTGATCAGCCATCTGCGCCACGACCGCCAGGTCATGGGAGACATACACCGCCGTCGCGCCCCGCTCGCGCACCACGCGCTTGAACGCGCGAAGCACGTCGATCTGAGTGGTCACATCCAGCGCCGTAGTGGGCTCGTCGAGGATCACCAGCAAAGGGTCGCTGATCAGCGCCATGGCCGCCATGACCCGCTGCAACTGACCACCCGACACCTGATGCGGATAACGCTGGCCGATCTGCTCAGGGTTGGGCAGTGCCAGATCGCGGAACAACTCGACGGCCTTGGCTTCCAGCACCGCCCGGTTGCCCAGCCCATGAATCAGCGCACCTTCGATCACCTGATCGATCAGCCGCTTGGCCGGATTGAAAGCGGCAGCAGCACTTTGCGCGATGTAGGACACCCGATTCCCACGCAAACCCTGCAATTGGCTTTCCGGCAGGCTGAGCATGTCGTGTTCGCCAATCTGCACCACACCGCTGGCCAAGCGGCAGCCGCGTCGCGCATAGCCCAACAGCGCCAGGGCGATGGTGGTCTTGCCGGAACCGGACTCACCGATCAGCGCCAGCACTTCACCTTTTTCCAGCGCGAAACTCACGCCTTTGACGATCTCGGTTTCGCCACGGTCGCCGCTGGCAACCACTCGCAGGTCTTGCACCCTTATCAATTCACTCATCTCATCGACCTCCCGAGCGGCGACTGCGGCTTGATGACAGCCGGTCGATGAAGAGATTGACCCCGATGGTCAGCGTGCCGATGGCCAGTGCCGGAATCACGATGGCAGGAGCGCCCTGATTGAGCCCGCCGATGTTCTCGCGCACCAGCGACCCCAGGTCCGCATCCGGCGGCTGTACGCCCAGCCCCAGAAAGCTCATGCCACTGAGCAGCAGCACGATGAAACCGAAGCGCAGGCCCAGGTCGGTCATCACCGGGTTGAGCATGTTGGGCAGGATTTCGTGGCAGGCGATGTAGAGGCGGCTTTCTCCACGGGTGCGAGCCACTTGCACGTACTCCAGCGCCTCGATATTCACTGCCAGACTGCGCGCAATGCGAAAGGCGCCGGGCATGAAACTCAGTACCGCTGTGCAGATCAGCAGGGTGATGGACGAACCGAAGGCCGACACCATGATCAGCGCAAGCATCTTGCTGGGGATCGAGATAAAGGCGTCCATGAGACGGCTGATGACTTCGTCCAGCCATTTGGGCGCGACCACTGAAATCAGCGCAAAGAAGGTGCCGATACCGCTGGCAAGTATCGCGGCAACCAAAGCCAGACCGATGGTGAAACGCGCGCCGACCAGCACCCGGCTGAGCATGTCACGGCCCAGATAATCGGTGCCGAACAGGTGCGTGGCGCTGATGGCATCGAACACGTTGTCGGAAACCACTTCGCCCACCGAATACGGCGCCAGCCATGGGCCGAACAACGCGACCAGCAGCCACAGGAAACACATCGCCGCGCCGATCAGGCCCAGCCAGGAAGGCCCGTGGGATATCTTGCCCAGCGCCAGGTCCGGCGCGGCTGGCGTCGACTTCACAATGACATCTCTCATTGGGTTCTCAGCCTCGGATTGGAAAGGATTGCACACAGGTCGGCCAGCAACACCAACCCCAGATAAGCCGAGCAGAACAGCATGGTGCAGGCTTGCACCAGCGCCATGTCCCGGTTGGTCACGGCATCGACCATGAGGCTGGCGATGCCGGGATAGTTAAAGATGGTTTCGACAATCACCACGCCACCCAGCAGGTAGGACAGGCTCAATGCAACGGCATTGGCAATCGGCCCGATGGCGTTGGGCAAGGCATGTTGCAGCACGATCCGCGTCGGGCTCACACCCTTGAGCCGGGCCATCTCGACGTACGGGCTGTCGAGCTGGTCAATGACGGCAGCGCGGGTCATGCGCGCCATCTGGGCGACGATGACGCAGCACAGGGTCATCACCGGCAAGGCATACGTGCGGATGAACTGCAGCGGCGAGCTGACATCGCTGGCATAGGACAACGCCGACAACCAGCCCAGGTTCACGGCAAAGATCAGTACCGCCAGAGTCGCCACCAGAAACTCGGGCACCGCCACCAGCGCCAGGGTGATGAAACTCAGGGCGCTGTCCAGGCGACCGCCACGGCCCATGGCCGAGCCGATGCCCAGCGCCAGGGCAACCGGCACCGACACCAGCGCGGTGGTAGCCGCCAGCATCAGGGTGTTGGGGAAACGCCCGGCGATCAGGTCGGTCACCGGCATGGCGTTGGACACCGACTCACCCATGTTGCCGCCCAGCAGGTTCATCAGCCATTGCAGGTAACGCACCACACCCGGCTGATCCAGACCCAGCTTGATGCGCAGGGCCGCAACCTGTTCAGGGGTCGCGAACTGCCCGAGGGCGGCTTGCGCCGCATCGCCGGGCAACACTGCCGTGATGGCGAACACCACCACGGAAACAATCAACAAGGTCACGATCGCAGCGCCCAGGCGCTGGACGATCAGCCAGAATGTGTTGCTATTCATCTGCCTGCTCCCGCATCAGTCCACAGCCGTTGTTACGCGTCCAGCCACACCTGCTCGCTGAACATGTAACCCATGAAGCCACCCAGCGGGTTGCTGGAGTAACCCTGGATACGCTTGTCCACGCCGTCGATATTGCTGATGAACACCGGGATGCCGATGCCACAGTGCTGGCTGACCAGCGCCTGCATGTCGCCATACATCTTGCCGCGCTTCTCGTCGTCGGTTTCGCCACGGGCCAGCATCAGCAACTGATCGAACTGGTCGTTCTTCCAGGCCGACTCGTTCCACGGCGCGGATGACTGGAAAAACTGCGAGAAGATCACGTCGGCATTCGGGCGCGGGTTGATGTTGCCGAAGCTCAGCGGGTGTTTCATCCAGTGGTTGGACCAGTAGCCATCGCTGGGCAGACGGTTGACGTTGAGAGTCAGCCCGGCCTGTCTGGCCGACTGTTGCAGCAGTACGGCGATATCCACCGAACCGGTTGCAGCCGGCGATGCCGCCACTGGCATGGTGATCTTTTCCAGCCCGGCTTTCTTGAGCAGGAATTTGGCTTTTTCCGGGTCGTACTGACGCTGCGGCAGGTCGGCATTGAAGTAACGCGAACCGGGCGCAATCGGATGATCGTTACCCACCCGTGCGTAACCACGGAAGACCGCCGACTTGACCTGTTCGCGGTCCAGCAGGTACTTCATGGCCTCGGTGAATTCGGGGCTCTTGCCGGGCATCTGGTCCTGGCGAATGATCAGATCGGTGTAGTTGCCCGACGGCGCATCCACGACACGGTGACCGGCACTGGCGGCAATGCGGGTGGTGGAGCGCGGGTTGACCTCGTTGATCATGTGTACGTCGCCGGACAGCAGGGCGTTGACCCGCGATGGCTCGTCGCCGATGGCAATGAACTCGATCTCGTCCAGATACGGCAGGCCGGGTTTCCAGTAGTTCGGGTTGCGGGCGCTGACGGAACGCACGCCCGGCGTGAACTCCTTGACCGTGAACGGGCCGGTGCCGATGCCCTTGCTGAAATCGGTAGTGCCTTCGGGCACGATCAACAGATGCGACACCGCCAGGATCGACGGCAGCTCGGCGTTGGGTGAACTCAGGGTGATCTGGACTTCCAGCGGGCCGGTCGCCTTGATCTCGGAAAACTGCGCCATCAGCGGCATGACTTTCGAGCCAGTCACAGGGTCCTTGTGGCGCGACAGGGAGAACACCACATCGGCGGCGCTCAGCGGCTTGCCGTTGTGGAAGGTGACGTCCTTGCGCAAGGTGATGGTCCACACCGTTGCGTTGCTGTTTTCGATCTTTTCAGCCAGCTCCGGATGCGGTACCAGATGGCTGTCGAAACGGGTCAGGCCGTTGTAGAACATGAAGTGGCGAACATAGTCGGTGGACAGCGCACCCTTGGCCGGGTCGAGGGTATCGGCCGTGGAGCTGGACATGCCTGCCACACGAATGCGTCCGCCCGGCTTGCCTTTCACGGGTGCCGCGTCGTCATCGGCAAACACTTTCCCCGCCGCACCGAACAGGCTGCTGGAACCTGCCGCCATGACACCGGCGACGCCCAGCATGCGCAATGCATCGCGGCGCGACAGACCGCGATTGAGCCCCTCGAAAACCCGCAGGCTGTCCTGGCCGGAAATCAACGGGGAATCATTTTTCTTGTCAGCCATATCAGTTCTACCTGTCGAAAAAGGGAATGTCCGAGTTGCTCACGGTTGACCGGAGCGTCCTTTAAGCACACGCGACGACGGTGAAACAAAAACTCAGTAGCGACTGTCCTGATAGCGGTAATACGCTCCCACCAGCGGCAGGAACCACGGTTTGCCAAAGTGGCCGGGAATCGCTGGCCAGCTCAGGTCGCGCCAGGGGTTGGCCTGTGCCTTGCCTTCCATGACTTGGGCCATGACCTGGCCCATGTGCACCGACATCTGCACGCCATGGCCGCTGTAGCCCATCGAGTAGAAAACCCCGTCATGCTCGCCTGCACGGGGCAGACGGTCGGAGGTCATGTCCACCAGCCCGCCCCAGCAGTAATCGATCTTCACGTGGGCCAGTTGCGGGAACATCTGCACCATGGCCGCCTGCAGCACCTTGCCGCTCTTGGCATCAGAGCTGCTGTTGGACATGGCAAAGCGCGCACGACCGCCAAACAGCAAACGGTTATCAGGCGTAAGACGGAAATAGTTGCCGATCAAACGGCTGGTGACATAGGCACGCTGGTTGGGGAACAGACGATTGATCAGTTCCTGAGGCAGCACTTCGGTGGCGATCACGAAACTGCCCACCGGAACGATCCGGCGCCGATACCAGCCCAGCCCGCCGTGCTGGCAAGCGCCGGTGGCCAGCAACACTTGCCCGGCCTGGATCGAACCCTTGGAGGTGTTGACCACAAAGCCGTTGCCGCTGGCTTTCCAGTCCTTGACCAGAGCGTCCTGATAGACGCGAGCGCCATGGCGCACCGCCGCATCGGCCAGGCCCAGACCAAAACGCCCCACATGAATCTGCACGCCGTTGCGCTGCAACAGGCCGCCGTGAAACTCGTCAGAATCGATCTCGGCGCGCACATCCTGAGCCGAGAGCAACTCGACATCGGCATCCACTTCACGCCGGATCAGCTCGCAGGTGCGGGCAAGCCCTTCGTAATGACCGGGCTTGGCGGCCAGCTTGAGCTTGCCGTTGCGCTTGATGTCACAGGCGATGCTCTCCTGCTCGATCACATCGACAACGCTCTGCACCGCGCTTTCATACGCCTTGTAATACTCGCGGGCCTGCCCGGCACCCAGGCTCTGACTCAACGAGGCATAGTCCTGGGCAACGCCGGTATTGCATTGCCCGCCATTGCGGCCGGACGCTTCGCCGATCACCCGGCCCGCCTCCAGAACCACAACACTGGCGCCTTTCAAGGCCAAGGCACGAGCTGCCGCAAGTCCGGTAAAACCGCCCCCGACAATCACCACATCTGCCTGCCCTTCCACAGTACCTTCGCAGGCACCGGTAAAGGCCGGAGCAGTATCGAGCCAGTAGGACTCACTGTGCATCTCGTTCTCCTTGTCGCTTGATGGAAAGCACCTTGAACATGCCGCTTTTACAGACCGACCAGCCCGGCCAGACCGCCGATGTCGGGGATCTGGTGATACTCATAGAAACTGTTGGCTGGCTGTTCGTGTCCTCGGGCCACAAATGCCTTGTTCCTGATCTTCATGTCATGGGCTGAAAACAGGTCGTAACGGAAACTCGAAGACACATGCAAAATGTCTTCCGGGCCACAGCCGAGGTTGTCGAGCATGAACTCGAACGCTGCCAGACGCGGCTTGTAGACCTGAGCCTGTTCGGCAGTGAACACCTTGTAGAAAGGCGCGCCGAGCTTGTCGACGTTGGACATGATCTGGCTGTCGCTGGCGTTGGAGAAAATCACCAGCGGGATCTTGTCGGCAATTTTCGACAGGCCGGCCGGCACATCGGCATGCGGGCCCCAGGTGGGAACGGCGTCGTAATAAAGCTGGCCTTCGCCACGGTATTCAACGTTCCAGCGCTTGCAGGTACGTGCCAGAGCAACCTTCAGGATTTCGTCATACGGCATCCACTCACCCATGACCTGATCCAGGCGATAGGCCGAAAAGTCTTTCACGAACTGATCCATCTGCTCGACAGGTACACGGTCGGCGAACAGCTCGCGGGTCATGGTGCCCATGTGGAAGTTGGTCAAGGTGCCGTAGCAGTCGAACGTAATGAATTTTGGTCGAAGAAAGCTCATTTTGTGCGGTCCTGAAGTTCGTTGAGGTCATGGCAAGACGCGCAATCAACCCGGTCGAAACGATCGTTGATGCACGCTGAAGCACACCCTCATTACAACACCGTGAAATCAGCATATGGCGTTAAAAGTGCTGGCTGCTTGATAGAAAGCACCGTTTTAAGGTGCGCGCTCAGCAGACTTTGCGGGGCGCTCCAGCCTTGGGCAAACCCCGGTTTCAGGCGCTTTTATGACCCTTTTCGGGGCGCTGTCGCTCAAACACGGGGGTTTGCGCCGCAGAAACTGCGTTTGGGGTTCTTCGCGAATGAATTCGCTCCCACTGGGCCCGCGTC encodes:
- a CDS encoding ABC transporter permease, with protein sequence MRDVIVKSTPAAPDLALGKISHGPSWLGLIGAAMCFLWLLVALFGPWLAPYSVGEVVSDNVFDAISATHLFGTDYLGRDMLSRVLVGARFTIGLALVAAILASGIGTFFALISVVAPKWLDEVISRLMDAFISIPSKMLALIMVSAFGSSITLLICTAVLSFMPGAFRIARSLAVNIEALEYVQVARTRGESRLYIACHEILPNMLNPVMTDLGLRFGFIVLLLSGMSFLGLGVQPPDADLGSLVRENIGGLNQGAPAIVIPALAIGTLTIGVNLFIDRLSSSRSRRSGGR
- a CDS encoding ABC transporter permease, whose translation is MNSNTFWLIVQRLGAAIVTLLIVSVVVFAITAVLPGDAAQAALGQFATPEQVAALRIKLGLDQPGVVRYLQWLMNLLGGNMGESVSNAMPVTDLIAGRFPNTLMLAATTALVSVPVALALGIGSAMGRGGRLDSALSFITLALVAVPEFLVATLAVLIFAVNLGWLSALSYASDVSSPLQFIRTYALPVMTLCCVIVAQMARMTRAAVIDQLDSPYVEMARLKGVSPTRIVLQHALPNAIGPIANAVALSLSYLLGGVVIVETIFNYPGIASLMVDAVTNRDMALVQACTMLFCSAYLGLVLLADLCAILSNPRLRTQ
- a CDS encoding ABC transporter substrate-binding protein: MADKKNDSPLISGQDSLRVFEGLNRGLSRRDALRMLGVAGVMAAGSSSLFGAAGKVFADDDAAPVKGKPGGRIRVAGMSSSTADTLDPAKGALSTDYVRHFMFYNGLTRFDSHLVPHPELAEKIENSNATVWTITLRKDVTFHNGKPLSAADVVFSLSRHKDPVTGSKVMPLMAQFSEIKATGPLEVQITLSSPNAELPSILAVSHLLIVPEGTTDFSKGIGTGPFTVKEFTPGVRSVSARNPNYWKPGLPYLDEIEFIAIGDEPSRVNALLSGDVHMINEVNPRSTTRIAASAGHRVVDAPSGNYTDLIIRQDQMPGKSPEFTEAMKYLLDREQVKSAVFRGYARVGNDHPIAPGSRYFNADLPQRQYDPEKAKFLLKKAGLEKITMPVAASPAATGSVDIAVLLQQSARQAGLTLNVNRLPSDGYWSNHWMKHPLSFGNINPRPNADVIFSQFFQSSAPWNESAWKNDQFDQLLMLARGETDDEKRGKMYGDMQALVSQHCGIGIPVFISNIDGVDKRIQGYSSNPLGGFMGYMFSEQVWLDA
- a CDS encoding NAD(P)/FAD-dependent oxidoreductase; amino-acid sequence: MHSESYWLDTAPAFTGACEGTVEGQADVVIVGGGFTGLAAARALALKGASVVVLEAGRVIGEASGRNGGQCNTGVAQDYASLSQSLGAGQAREYYKAYESAVQSVVDVIEQESIACDIKRNGKLKLAAKPGHYEGLARTCELIRREVDADVELLSAQDVRAEIDSDEFHGGLLQRNGVQIHVGRFGLGLADAAVRHGARVYQDALVKDWKASGNGFVVNTSKGSIQAGQVLLATGACQHGGLGWYRRRIVPVGSFVIATEVLPQELINRLFPNQRAYVTSRLIGNYFRLTPDNRLLFGGRARFAMSNSSSDAKSGKVLQAAMVQMFPQLAHVKIDYCWGGLVDMTSDRLPRAGEHDGVFYSMGYSGHGVQMSVHMGQVMAQVMEGKAQANPWRDLSWPAIPGHFGKPWFLPLVGAYYRYQDSRY
- a CDS encoding haloacid dehalogenase type II, whose amino-acid sequence is MSFLRPKFITFDCYGTLTNFHMGTMTRELFADRVPVEQMDQFVKDFSAYRLDQVMGEWMPYDEILKVALARTCKRWNVEYRGEGQLYYDAVPTWGPHADVPAGLSKIADKIPLVIFSNASDSQIMSNVDKLGAPFYKVFTAEQAQVYKPRLAAFEFMLDNLGCGPEDILHVSSSFRYDLFSAHDMKIRNKAFVARGHEQPANSFYEYHQIPDIGGLAGLVGL